A part of Solicola gregarius genomic DNA contains:
- a CDS encoding DUF5667 domain-containing protein, which yields MNGRLWGGRRSQAFQNALDGHVDLTEYELAEFVRLARTLRDMPPATLGNEARNSMRARLVAEAETVLGGEAVPPPAIRRRPRRRGLRIAAGSTAAVAAVSAGLVSMSADALPGDVLYPLKRGVEQVELTVGGGGSAAAGQTRLEHASVRLDEAEQLAEGGHADQVGDVLDDFVSDADIGTEQLLRAYASDDDRSAIDEIRSFARTSAERLQAIAPMLGRSTSTAYENAVDTVTEVDRRAVAACPECAGGPTVQVPFDPVPVDALPQDDRNGSPGDHPSNDDVVAQPDDLPHGTDVPPIEHHPDNGDTDHDDGGADNGDNDGGANEPTLDGGHITGSDSSEFDPPDKGDIPDHALPDVPDLDGDSGSIVDSLPLGPVNDALDPIQDLLDQLGPIGDLLEPVIGDGEESDDKDPKGPLETLLGPVLGGDKHGSDDKAEAGDDEPTIDEQNIGGEQDSGDEQDSGDDAGPTGDLIDGVEGSNDAPPVEQDELGDLTDGATDGTTGE from the coding sequence ATGAATGGCCGATTGTGGGGTGGTCGACGCTCCCAAGCCTTCCAGAACGCATTGGACGGCCATGTCGACCTCACCGAGTACGAACTCGCCGAGTTCGTACGGCTTGCGCGTACCCTCCGCGACATGCCGCCGGCCACGCTCGGCAACGAGGCACGCAACTCCATGCGTGCTCGCCTCGTCGCGGAGGCCGAGACGGTCCTCGGCGGCGAAGCCGTGCCGCCGCCGGCGATCCGACGCCGTCCGAGACGCCGCGGCCTGCGCATCGCCGCCGGTTCGACCGCCGCGGTCGCCGCCGTCTCCGCCGGTCTCGTCTCCATGAGCGCGGACGCCCTGCCGGGCGACGTCTTGTATCCGCTCAAGCGCGGTGTCGAACAGGTCGAGCTGACCGTCGGAGGCGGTGGGTCGGCCGCGGCCGGCCAGACCCGTCTCGAACACGCCTCCGTCCGTCTCGACGAGGCCGAGCAGCTCGCGGAGGGCGGCCACGCCGACCAGGTCGGCGACGTGCTCGACGACTTCGTGTCCGACGCCGACATCGGCACCGAGCAGTTGCTGCGAGCGTACGCCTCGGATGACGACCGGTCCGCGATCGACGAGATCCGCAGCTTCGCCAGAACCTCTGCGGAGCGCCTGCAGGCCATCGCCCCGATGCTCGGCAGGTCGACCAGCACGGCGTACGAGAACGCGGTCGACACGGTCACCGAGGTCGACCGGCGAGCGGTCGCCGCGTGTCCGGAGTGTGCCGGCGGCCCGACGGTCCAGGTGCCGTTCGACCCCGTACCGGTCGACGCGCTGCCGCAGGACGACCGGAACGGCTCACCCGGCGACCACCCGTCGAACGACGATGTCGTCGCCCAGCCCGACGACCTACCGCACGGCACCGACGTGCCGCCGATCGAGCATCATCCGGACAACGGCGACACCGACCACGACGACGGCGGCGCCGACAACGGCGACAACGACGGCGGTGCGAACGAGCCGACACTGGACGGTGGCCACATCACCGGCAGCGACTCCTCGGAGTTCGATCCGCCCGACAAGGGCGACATACCCGATCACGCGCTACCCGACGTGCCGGACCTCGACGGAGACTCGGGCAGCATTGTCGACAGCCTGCCGCTGGGTCCCGTGAACGACGCCCTCGACCCGATCCAGGACCTCCTCGACCAGCTCGGCCCGATCGGCGACCTGCTCGAGCCGGTCATCGGCGACGGTGAGGAGTCCGACGACAAGGACCCGAAGGGACCGCTCGAGACCCTGCTCGGACCGGTGCTCGGCGGAGACAAACACGGCTCGGACGACAAGGCCGAGGCGGGCGACGACGAACCCACCATCGACGAGCAGAACATCGGTGGCGAACAGGACTCCGGCGACGAGCAGGACTCCGGTGACGATGCCGGGCCGACCGGTGACCTGATCGACGGGGTGGAGGGCTCGAACGACGCCCCGCCGGTCGAACAGGACGAGCTCGGCGACCTGACCGACGGAGCAACCGACGGCACGACCGGCGAATGA
- a CDS encoding sigma-70 family RNA polymerase sigma factor, with protein sequence MILHAAAQPSLSATGLELAIASSIRGKVDSGRPASSGPPPDDDPERSRIVALVDLAKGGDSEAFGELYDHYADQVFRYVYYRVGDRALAEDLTGDVFVRALRALPRFTWQGTDFGAWLTTIARNLITDHYKSSRTKREIIADQVPETDDVRDGPEQEALANDAHDALMRALHELPSDQQECLISRFILEQSIAETAALMGRSPGAIKQLQLRAIRALARTIPGELR encoded by the coding sequence GTGATCCTGCACGCGGCCGCCCAGCCATCACTGTCTGCAACCGGCCTCGAGCTCGCGATCGCCTCCTCGATACGCGGCAAGGTCGACTCCGGGAGGCCGGCATCGTCCGGACCGCCGCCCGACGACGACCCCGAGCGCTCGCGGATCGTCGCACTCGTCGACCTCGCCAAGGGCGGCGACAGCGAGGCATTCGGCGAGCTGTACGACCACTACGCCGACCAGGTCTTCCGCTACGTCTACTACCGCGTCGGCGATCGCGCCCTTGCCGAAGACCTCACCGGCGACGTGTTCGTACGCGCCCTGCGGGCGCTGCCACGGTTCACGTGGCAGGGAACGGACTTCGGCGCCTGGCTGACGACCATCGCCCGGAACCTGATCACCGACCACTACAAGTCCAGTCGCACCAAACGCGAGATCATCGCCGATCAGGTTCCCGAGACCGACGACGTCCGCGACGGGCCCGAGCAGGAGGCGCTCGCCAACGACGCCCACGACGCGCTGATGCGGGCGCTGCACGAGCTCCCCTCGGACCAGCAGGAGTGCCTGATATCCCGGTTCATCCTCGAGCAGTCGATCGCCGAGACCGCCGCGCTGATGGGCCGCTCGCCCGGGGCCATCAAGCAGCTCCAGCTACGCGCGATCCGCGCGCTCGCCCGCACGATCCCCGGTGAGTTGCGATGA
- a CDS encoding 30S ribosomal protein bS22, whose translation MGSVVKKRRKRMAKKKHRKMLKRTRVQRRRLGK comes from the coding sequence GTGGGTTCTGTCGTCAAGAAGCGCCGCAAGCGCATGGCCAAGAAGAAGCACCGCAAGATGCTGAAGCGCACGCGCGTGCAGCGTCGGCGTCTCGGTAAGTAG
- a CDS encoding lysophospholipid acyltransferase family protein produces MGDAQIIPLGTRGKPGRGRRQTASSAARSLVDRGGDSAKDAAHAEVRADRADATERRGIPAADLLDAVAGGAREVLGANWERRLAEWVALLRRRLAGDYQVDEFGFDPELTARLGLAIARPLAEKWFRIEVRGAENIPSEDGVLLVANHSGTVPVDAIMTSLVVHDHAARHLRMLAADLVFTLPFVSEVARKGGATLACSEDAERLLRQGELVGVWPEGFKGIGKPYSERYKLQRFGRGGFVSAAMRTGVPIVPCSIVGAEEIYPMVGNVPALARLLGVPYIPITPFFPLLGPLGLVPLPSKWIIEFGEPIRTDAYAQDAADDPMLVFNVTDQVRETIQQTLYNLLVERRAVFF; encoded by the coding sequence GTGGGTGACGCGCAGATCATTCCTCTCGGCACCCGGGGCAAGCCCGGTCGCGGCCGGCGCCAGACCGCGTCGTCCGCGGCGCGCTCCCTGGTCGATCGCGGAGGCGACTCCGCGAAGGATGCGGCGCACGCCGAGGTACGCGCCGACCGGGCCGACGCAACGGAGCGACGCGGGATTCCCGCCGCCGACCTGCTCGACGCCGTCGCCGGGGGTGCTCGCGAGGTGCTCGGCGCCAACTGGGAGCGCCGCCTCGCCGAATGGGTCGCCCTGCTGCGCCGACGCCTTGCGGGCGACTACCAGGTCGACGAGTTCGGGTTCGACCCCGAGCTGACGGCGCGACTCGGGCTCGCGATCGCCCGCCCGCTCGCCGAGAAGTGGTTCCGCATCGAGGTACGCGGCGCCGAGAACATCCCGTCCGAGGACGGCGTGCTCCTCGTCGCCAACCACTCAGGCACGGTTCCGGTCGACGCGATCATGACCTCGCTCGTCGTACACGACCATGCGGCCCGGCACCTGCGGATGCTCGCCGCTGACCTGGTCTTCACGCTGCCGTTCGTCTCCGAGGTCGCCCGCAAGGGTGGCGCAACGCTGGCCTGCAGCGAGGACGCCGAGCGGCTGCTCCGCCAGGGCGAGCTCGTCGGTGTCTGGCCCGAGGGTTTCAAGGGCATCGGCAAGCCCTACTCCGAGCGGTACAAGCTGCAGCGGTTCGGCCGCGGCGGCTTCGTGTCGGCCGCCATGCGTACGGGCGTCCCGATCGTGCCGTGCTCGATCGTCGGCGCCGAGGAGATCTACCCGATGGTCGGCAACGTTCCCGCGCTGGCGCGGTTGCTCGGCGTTCCGTACATCCCGATCACGCCGTTCTTCCCGCTGCTCGGTCCGCTCGGGCTCGTCCCGCTGCCGAGCAAGTGGATCATCGAGTTCGGTGAGCCGATCCGCACCGACGCGTACGCCCAGGACGCGGCCGACGACCCGATGCTGGTCTTCAACGTCACCGACCAGGTACGCGAGACGATCCAGCAGACGTTGTACAACCTGCTCGTCGAGCGTCGGGCCGTGTTCTTCTAG
- a CDS encoding helix-turn-helix domain-containing protein, whose amino-acid sequence MSSTERDKVPSAGGPFLTVAEVAARMRVSKMTVYRLVHAGQLDAIRVGRSFRVPEKAVEEYLRRSFYQAG is encoded by the coding sequence ATGAGCTCCACCGAACGCGACAAGGTTCCGTCCGCCGGCGGTCCGTTCCTCACCGTCGCCGAGGTCGCAGCCCGGATGCGCGTCTCCAAGATGACGGTCTACCGCCTCGTCCACGCCGGTCAGCTCGACGCGATCCGCGTCGGCCGATCGTTTCGCGTACCCGAGAAGGCCGTCGAGGAGTACCTCCGCCGGTCGTTCTACCAGGCGGGTTGA
- a CDS encoding class I adenylate-forming enzyme family protein: MTIPTVNVSALASERAQVGAGDLALIESFGEGRTMAWGELDELTTTIARAFAGSGLVAGHRVALAMTNRIEFVATYLGALRGGHVVVPMNPWSATGELMRMLADSGSRVVVCDEVTVDNVRAAVGGLAAALDTADDGLRARASVPTIVVVGGYADVGETAFESYLDNAPDIAVASPSDPEALAALLYTSGTSGNPRGVMLSHRALLADIEQVGRIEPEPITSKDVVLGLLPLFHIYGLNVVLGQVLRTGARLVLVRRFDHEETLDIVAEHGVTNIPIAPPVVAAWAGRGDLRTKLESVELVLSGAAPLDHDLTDLFVESGGVVIEQGYGLTEAAPVITSTLTARGREPDGSPKAGSVGAPVPGLELRVLDGSRREAQPGDPGEIWVRGANLFSGYWPDGREAPQPDGWYATGDVGVVDRDGDLSLVDRLRELVIVSGFNVYPSEVEDVIVELDEIAEAAVIGVPDGETGEAVQAFVVPADDRSSVSETVDRVRSHCESRLARFKWPKHVTVTTDLPHSANGKVAKGRLRAQARRESLGLS; encoded by the coding sequence GTGACGATCCCCACGGTGAATGTCAGCGCGTTGGCGAGCGAACGCGCGCAGGTCGGCGCCGGCGACCTGGCCCTGATCGAGTCCTTCGGGGAAGGACGCACGATGGCTTGGGGCGAGCTCGACGAGCTGACGACGACCATAGCGCGTGCGTTTGCCGGGAGCGGCCTCGTCGCCGGGCATCGTGTGGCCCTGGCGATGACGAATCGGATCGAGTTCGTCGCGACCTACCTCGGGGCGCTTCGCGGCGGCCACGTCGTGGTTCCGATGAATCCGTGGTCGGCGACCGGTGAGCTGATGCGCATGCTCGCGGACTCCGGGAGCCGAGTCGTGGTGTGCGACGAGGTGACCGTCGACAACGTACGCGCGGCCGTCGGCGGGCTGGCCGCCGCGCTGGACACGGCCGATGACGGGTTGCGAGCGCGCGCCAGCGTACCGACGATCGTGGTCGTCGGCGGCTACGCCGATGTCGGTGAGACGGCGTTCGAGTCGTACCTCGACAACGCTCCCGACATCGCGGTCGCGAGTCCGAGCGACCCCGAGGCTCTGGCCGCGCTGCTCTACACCTCGGGTACGAGCGGCAACCCGCGCGGGGTGATGCTGAGCCATCGTGCGCTGCTCGCCGATATCGAGCAGGTGGGCCGCATCGAGCCCGAGCCGATCACGTCGAAGGACGTCGTGCTCGGCCTGCTGCCGTTGTTCCACATCTACGGCCTCAACGTCGTGCTCGGGCAGGTCCTGCGCACGGGGGCGCGGCTGGTGCTGGTACGTCGGTTCGACCACGAGGAGACGCTCGACATCGTTGCCGAGCACGGCGTCACGAACATCCCGATCGCTCCACCCGTCGTCGCCGCCTGGGCCGGGCGCGGAGACCTCCGTACGAAGCTCGAAAGCGTCGAGCTGGTGCTGTCGGGTGCGGCGCCGCTCGACCACGACCTGACCGATCTGTTCGTGGAGTCGGGCGGTGTGGTGATCGAGCAGGGCTATGGGCTCACAGAGGCCGCCCCGGTGATCACCTCGACCCTGACAGCGCGCGGACGCGAGCCGGACGGCTCGCCGAAGGCCGGTTCGGTCGGTGCACCGGTACCTGGTTTGGAGCTGCGGGTGCTTGACGGCTCCCGCCGCGAAGCGCAGCCGGGTGACCCGGGGGAGATCTGGGTACGCGGCGCGAACCTGTTCTCCGGCTACTGGCCCGACGGCCGCGAGGCGCCCCAGCCCGACGGGTGGTACGCGACCGGTGACGTCGGCGTCGTCGACCGCGACGGCGACCTGTCGCTCGTCGACCGGTTGCGCGAGCTGGTGATCGTGTCCGGGTTCAACGTCTACCCGTCGGAGGTCGAGGACGTCATCGTCGAGCTCGACGAGATCGCCGAGGCGGCGGTGATCGGCGTACCCGACGGTGAAACGGGCGAGGCGGTGCAGGCGTTCGTCGTACCCGCCGACGATCGGTCGAGCGTCTCCGAGACGGTCGACCGGGTGCGGTCGCACTGCGAGTCGCGGCTCGCCCGGTTCAAGTGGCCGAAGCACGTCACGGTGACGACCGACCTGCCGCACTCCGCGAACGGCAAGGTCGCGAAGGGGCGGTTGCGGGCGCAGGCCCGGCGTGAGTCGTTGGGCCTGTCGTGA
- a CDS encoding HAD family hydrolase, whose product MVSPRSRRRRNLRARSILAGEAAAASAEVEAALDTGPDPRVGAFFDVDNTIMQGASIFYLMRGLYRREFFRTRDIARAAWQQAYFRLAGTEDPEHIEQARSSALAFIAGHSVDELEALGEEIFDEAMAHRIWPGTKALAQQHLDRGQRVWLVTAAPVEIAGIIASRLGLTGALGTVAEHRDGIYTGRLIGEMLHGPAKAEALLALAQREQLDLDRCSAYSDSSNDLPMLSLVGDPCAVNPDRKLREHARTHGWRIRDYRTGRRAAKAGLVAAATAGSITAGIAAGLRIRRRHAGGRVRS is encoded by the coding sequence GTGGTGTCACCTCGCTCGCGTCGTCGCCGGAACCTGCGCGCGCGCTCGATCCTGGCCGGCGAGGCCGCGGCCGCGTCAGCCGAGGTCGAGGCGGCGCTGGACACCGGCCCCGATCCGCGCGTCGGCGCCTTCTTCGACGTCGACAACACGATCATGCAGGGCGCGTCCATCTTCTACCTGATGCGCGGGCTGTACCGCCGCGAGTTCTTCCGTACCCGCGACATCGCGCGGGCAGCGTGGCAGCAGGCGTACTTCCGCCTCGCGGGCACGGAGGATCCCGAGCACATCGAACAGGCCCGGTCGTCGGCCCTCGCGTTCATCGCGGGGCACAGCGTCGACGAGCTGGAGGCGTTGGGCGAAGAGATCTTCGACGAGGCGATGGCGCACCGGATCTGGCCGGGTACGAAGGCGCTCGCGCAGCAACACCTGGACCGCGGCCAACGGGTCTGGCTGGTCACGGCCGCCCCGGTCGAGATCGCCGGCATCATCGCGTCGAGGCTCGGCCTGACCGGCGCCCTCGGAACGGTCGCCGAGCACAGAGACGGCATCTACACGGGCCGCCTCATCGGCGAGATGCTGCACGGGCCGGCGAAGGCCGAGGCGCTGCTCGCGCTCGCACAGCGCGAGCAGCTCGATCTCGACCGCTGTTCCGCGTACTCCGACTCGTCGAACGACCTGCCGATGCTCTCGCTCGTCGGTGACCCCTGCGCGGTCAACCCCGACCGAAAGCTGCGCGAGCACGCGCGTACGCACGGTTGGCGGATCCGCGACTACCGCACCGGCCGCCGGGCGGCGAAGGCCGGGCTGGTCGCCGCCGCGACGGCCGGTTCGATCACGGCCGGCATCGCCGCAGGCCTGCGGATACGTCGTCGACACGCCGGTGGCCGCGTACGAAGTTGA
- a CDS encoding acetoin utilization protein AcuC — MPEPACAVFDEHLTEYDFGPSHPMAPLRIDLTIALARELGVVGDDALPVVGASAASDDLLATVHTPDYIEAVREVSARPYEKQLAYGLGNDDNPTFAHMHDASALIVGASVEAARRVWTGENRRAVNITGGLHHAMPGNASGFCIYNDCAVAIRWLLANGASKVAYIDVDAHHGDGVQEVFYNDPRVLTVSLHETPQTLFPGTGAPSEIGGPDAEGSAVNVAIPPGTSDAGWLRAFHAVVPQVVAEFAPDIIVSQHGCDSHADDPLTNLMLSIDGQRASYLALRDLATTVPDGRWIALGGGGYAVLDVVPRIWTHLLAIVGERPIDPETPTPPQWRQRVHELSGRDAPLRMTDAQSISYRDWTDGYDPATWLDRSIMATRKESFPLLGLDPMP; from the coding sequence ATGCCCGAACCAGCGTGCGCCGTCTTCGACGAGCACCTCACCGAGTACGACTTCGGGCCTTCGCATCCGATGGCGCCGTTGCGGATCGACCTGACGATCGCACTGGCCCGCGAGCTCGGTGTCGTCGGCGACGACGCGCTCCCGGTCGTCGGTGCGTCCGCGGCATCCGACGACCTGCTCGCCACGGTCCATACGCCCGACTACATCGAGGCAGTGCGTGAGGTCAGCGCGCGTCCGTACGAGAAGCAGCTGGCGTACGGGCTCGGCAACGACGACAACCCGACGTTCGCGCACATGCACGACGCGAGTGCGCTCATCGTCGGCGCATCGGTCGAGGCGGCGCGGCGGGTGTGGACGGGCGAGAACCGGCGGGCAGTCAACATCACCGGCGGCCTGCACCATGCGATGCCGGGCAACGCGAGCGGCTTCTGCATCTACAACGACTGTGCCGTCGCGATCCGGTGGCTCCTCGCCAACGGTGCATCCAAGGTCGCGTACATCGACGTCGACGCACACCACGGCGACGGTGTGCAGGAGGTGTTCTACAACGATCCGCGGGTGCTGACCGTGTCGTTGCACGAGACGCCGCAGACGCTCTTCCCGGGCACGGGCGCGCCGTCGGAGATCGGGGGCCCCGACGCCGAGGGCTCCGCGGTCAACGTCGCGATTCCTCCGGGCACCTCCGACGCGGGCTGGCTGCGCGCGTTCCACGCGGTCGTGCCGCAGGTGGTCGCGGAGTTCGCGCCGGACATCATCGTGAGCCAGCACGGCTGCGACTCGCACGCCGACGACCCGCTCACCAACCTGATGCTCAGCATCGACGGACAGCGCGCTTCGTACCTCGCGCTACGCGACCTCGCGACCACGGTGCCCGACGGCCGGTGGATCGCGCTCGGCGGCGGTGGGTACGCCGTGCTCGATGTCGTACCGCGGATCTGGACGCACCTGCTGGCGATCGTCGGCGAACGGCCGATCGACCCGGAGACCCCGACACCGCCGCAGTGGCGGCAGCGCGTACACGAGCTCTCGGGCCGCGATGCGCCGCTGCGCATGACCGACGCTCAGTCGATCTCGTACCGCGACTGGACCGACGGGTACGACCCGGCGACCTGGCTGGACCGGTCGATCATGGCGACTCGCAAGGAGTCGTTCCCGCTGCTCGGCCTCGACCCGATGCCGTGA
- a CDS encoding NAD-dependent epimerase/dehydratase family protein has translation MGRVVLVTGVSRDLGARFARLLATAPDVDKVVGLDVYPPRIDLTGVKYVRADIRTPVVGKVLAVEEVDTVVHLGVGPVGNGPRGPVKELNVIGTMQLLAACQRAPGVERFVLQSAGAVYGTSSRNVAMFTESMPPKGGVSSGYPKDLIEVEGYVRGFGRRRPDVSITTLRMAMVISPTVDTVLASYFRLPAIPGVLGFDPRMQFLHEEDALEVLRLATISERPGTFNVAGPGPMMLSQIARRLRRPLLRIPAPAFGTVTPTIGRVAGISLPGDLRPYFMHGRGLDTTALREIFGYEPKWTTEEIIDAFAATLEPGPLAFVGSARG, from the coding sequence ATGGGGCGAGTCGTGCTCGTCACCGGGGTATCACGTGACCTCGGTGCGAGGTTCGCGCGCCTCCTCGCGACGGCTCCCGACGTCGACAAGGTCGTCGGACTCGACGTCTACCCGCCGCGTATCGACCTGACCGGTGTCAAGTACGTCCGCGCCGACATCCGCACGCCCGTCGTCGGCAAGGTGCTCGCGGTCGAAGAGGTCGACACCGTCGTCCATCTCGGGGTGGGCCCCGTCGGCAACGGCCCGCGGGGTCCCGTCAAGGAACTCAACGTCATCGGCACGATGCAGCTGCTGGCCGCCTGCCAGCGAGCGCCCGGTGTCGAGCGCTTCGTGTTGCAGTCGGCCGGAGCGGTGTACGGCACGTCATCGCGCAACGTCGCGATGTTCACCGAGTCGATGCCGCCGAAGGGCGGGGTCTCGTCGGGATACCCCAAAGACCTCATCGAGGTCGAGGGCTACGTTCGCGGCTTCGGCCGTCGGCGGCCCGACGTATCGATCACCACGCTTCGGATGGCCATGGTGATCAGCCCGACCGTCGACACGGTGCTCGCCTCGTACTTCCGGCTCCCCGCGATTCCCGGCGTGCTCGGCTTCGACCCGCGGATGCAGTTCCTGCACGAGGAAGACGCGCTCGAGGTGTTACGCCTGGCCACCATCAGCGAGCGCCCCGGTACGTTCAACGTCGCCGGTCCGGGCCCGATGATGCTCAGCCAGATCGCGCGCCGGCTGCGCCGCCCGCTGCTCCGGATTCCCGCGCCCGCATTCGGCACCGTCACGCCGACCATCGGGCGGGTCGCCGGCATCTCGCTGCCCGGCGACCTGCGGCCGTACTTCATGCACGGCAGGGGTCTCGACACGACCGCACTGCGCGAGATCTTCGGGTACGAGCCGAAATGGACTACCGAGGAGATCATCGACGCGTTCGCCGCGACGCTCGAGCCCGGCCCGCTCGCGTTCGTGGGGAGCGCCCGTGGGTGA
- a CDS encoding glutaredoxin family protein — protein MRVEVLTKPGCHLCEDAVAIVASVCAELGVAWSERDISGDPDAMHTYGEQIPVTFVDGRQHDFWRVDPARLRKALG, from the coding sequence GTGCGCGTCGAGGTGCTGACGAAGCCCGGCTGCCATCTGTGCGAGGACGCCGTCGCGATCGTCGCGTCGGTGTGTGCCGAGCTCGGCGTCGCGTGGAGCGAGCGCGACATCTCGGGCGATCCCGATGCGATGCACACGTACGGTGAACAGATCCCGGTGACGTTCGTCGACGGCCGCCAGCACGACTTCTGGCGGGTCGACCCGGCGCGGTTGCGGAAGGCGCTGGGCTGA